Sequence from the Homalodisca vitripennis isolate AUS2020 unplaced genomic scaffold, UT_GWSS_2.1 ScUCBcl_2489;HRSCAF=7313, whole genome shotgun sequence genome:
TTTCGTCTGTTTCTTGCTTAGCCACTATCATCAGCACTTTCACTTAGATCAGTACcgacaatttaatattacttattttattttccagtTCTTACCCACTTCCTCAGCACCTAACTCAGCTGTAACAGCCCTTATACTCTCCCCATTGTTTTAGTTCAATTGATTTAAACTTTGCTTCtaaagaaacaacattttacatttaccaactcatatttaataaatattattgtaaataataatggttACAGGTATGAAACAACATTAACAATACACACTTAAAACACTGTAAGACCATTTGTATCTGCAAACTGCTGACTAAAGTGAAACGTGACTATGATATGGTAGCAACCAATAGATGCTAATCTACAATCTACCGATCGTTCTAATCCTGTACCATTTTTGCTCAACCTAAACCATAGCAGTAGAGTCATGCAAATGggtgttgtttttatatatatatatatatatatatatataaaacaacaccAGCCAGGCCAGGGGCTTGGATAGTTGACTATTCTACTGTACAGTATTTATTCTCAAGCTGcttgaaaaatagtaaaaaatcatataacaatttaaatttttacatttacataagaaaattaGCGAAATATAATCACATAATATCAACgtttgcttataaaaatatttgagatttataaaactatttggtAAAAACTTTCAAGAGACAGTactttcaaatatgttttaattgtactgtaattttatgaactatttcaaacatgtaaaaagtaaatcaataaatcAGGTCTATGCTATCAAACTACACAAAACGTTTCTTCCAGTACTTTGAATGTATGGATTATAAAACATGTCATCACAAATAcctaaattatatgtaataatatcaaCAAATAAACTGGCTATCTCCTATTCCAATAATTAACTAAACAGTAATGTAATATAGACAGAAATTTTGTAAACTGTTTATGACACCACAATTACAGAACATTACCTTAAAGCATGTGACTTCTTCCAGAGGTTTCAATGTAGGTTTGACAGCAACAACAATTTCCTTGCCATCTTCTCCTGTCTTGGTGATCAATTGAGTTGTTTTAGTCTAAAGGACAAATAAATGGTTGGATAGATTAATAACTTCAGGACACCAGGTCAAACTATATAACTGTCAAAAAATTCTCCATATTCTAATTTTTAAGGAAACAAATTAAGCATAtgacaaataacttaaataaaatccaGAATGAAAAATCGgcagttaacattttaaaaagttgtttaggTATATAAGAATTTCTAACTTTTTAAAGTGAAGAATATTTGTGATATCACTCGGGTGGAAATATCAGAGAATGTCCAGTAGGACCCCCATCATTGGAGTTGTGCAAAAATgcattttggaaaaaaaagaagtaaaataggTGTCCAATTGgtttaaatactttttcttaataagtaatattttttagaataaaacatgcataataaaatcaatttttcgacacgttaaaattaaatgttaaaatttataatgttgtatttataaaaagtaaccaTCAGCAGtctttttgttagtttttctattattaatttaaaccaaattctcagaaaaaaatcacaattagAGAGATTTTTACATACCAAAGgcgaagaaaatatacataaaccTAGCTTTTACATCAATAGTCCAGAACCTAGTAAATGCTACAATGTGATTAGATGGATGAATGCATATTGTACTTTGGTTGTCAATGATTTAACAATGGTATCAAAAAGAACTAAAAACTAAGCACCTGATTTTAGATTTGGTAACTGTgtttctttattcataatttaagttGCTCATGCTTTAGTGCTGTGGCactcttattagtttttaaatggaTTCTAATTTAAACGCATTCAGAAGGCCTTTTTACGTTGTGTCTGTCTTGAACTACAAATCAACATCCTTACAATTTTACTTCTTCGCTACAAAATGAACATACCGGTTGTTTAGCTTCTGCGTCCTTCATCTCCTGTGGCATCTTATGACAGTAGATGGCCTTGTGTCCTGACTCTCCACAGAAGTGACAGACAATCACCACCTTCTTGCCTTCCTTCTGCATGACATCTGTTGCCGGCAGCTCAAACCTTGGACTGCACAAAATACACTTGCATATCAGCATAAGACtaatataaattggaaatgaCTTTAATGGTATTAGCACTGTACGTTATTcaagcaaaaaacaaaaacaaaattaaataacagaatatagttttcaaataactttttttattaaagccCTTAAATTTAAGAGtgtaaatatttcagtacaattcaacaaaacaaaatgctacaaatttatttaaatttctttattttatcaactTATACAACactatatttatctataacatcAAAAAGCAATGCTTAAAAACAAATCTGTGTTctaattggaattaaaaacttcaaGCTTGTAACGACTGGAACATTAAAAACTTGCTACACTAAAAGGTCTAAAACACTCCAACctaccattttacaataattttgctttaagttataaactttttaatattttaatgataaatttcatGTGTGTTAAGTACccaacatttttaactatcatagaaaaaataaactCCTACACATTTAGGAACAAAActgaattaaactaaattatgatATTGTGGTATTGTGATGATGAATCATACTCACTGCATATATTTACAATCAGGTCCATCTGTGCAAAATCCAGCAAGATAGTTCATGCACAGCACCCTCCGCACATGCCGGTGTCGGCAGTTGGGTCCATGGCGGCAGAAACCCTCGGTCATACCATGGACAGTCTTTGATCTTGCTTTCGGGGTCGATGTGAAGGAATGGACACTCCTTGTTGTGACAAGCATCTTAACATAATGagtataataataagaaaacttGTTAGGCAAAAAGGATGTATTCAGTGATAATAAACCAAGTTTTACTATATCTTAACTACGTTTGCTCatgcttaattttttatttaccttcaACAGGAAATCTTTACAAAGAAATTCTCTGTTTATTTTGACTAACTGTGTTTCAGaatataacactttaaattatCTGCAAGTAAAACTGTATCgataaaaacaattcaaagtaCCCTACAGTTTGCTGTAAAGTTTAAACTATATGGGAAGTCGTGCGTGAGCAAATTGATGCATGTACTTTTTTTAAGCATGTAAATTACGATGCTATTACAGAAGTTTTTCATGTTGCTTCTGGTTCAATACTGTGTCATTAAGTGTGTTAagttagataaaattaaatatagaatttgaaatattttacccAAAAAGGTGATGGCCATGAAGttgattaatataatacaaaaaatggaTCAGTTCCATCAAAATAAATGATAGataatagcaaaattaaaaatcacaccACTAGTCTTAGACATTTAAGGTAAAAATTCATAACTACTTACTGAATCTGGAATAGAAGTAACACTCAGGCATTTTTTGTCATGTCGTATTCATGGAGAAATTCACAAAGATCTCCTTTCTTACAGAGCCCTCTGAGCCAATGTTTACACACGATAGTTCGATCTCCTTTGACATGTCGCAGAGGGCAAGCTGTTCCTTTGATACAAGTTCCTTTGGGGAAAAATTCACACACTCCAGCAATTGattctaaaaacaaaagaaaattaaatacattcatattgtattaaaaacagtttaagttATTAAACTTAGGCTAGgctacaaaattcttcaaaatacgAATTTAAAATACCATGTATCAAGAGGTGTACTACTTTAGTTATGACAGTCCTGGATTGGCTACAAGTgttctaaaagtttttaaaatctgggACATGTAAATActcattaacaaataattaatcattttttaggtttttaaattagGTTGAAGATAGTTTAAGTAATGAACTCAAATATTTATTCATCAGTGATGTAATAGCTGAGTTTCTTAGTGCCaactattgaataaaaaaaattagttgaaaatatttaatgactcTTATACCTGAGGCAGTCTCTCAATGACAACAGCATAGTCACTTAAATTTGATGCGATAGGCTAGGTGTGCATATCACAGCTGGATAGCATGTAATGTCATGTTTACGTACTCACAATAGCCTACCTACTAGAGACCACCATGGCAATCTCTTCATAGTAACAATTTGATGCCATTGGTGTGCATATCACAGGACAGCATGTAATGTCTTATTTATGTACTCACAGCAGACCACCTATAGATTCTCTTGAGGacaacattttcatttgaattaaaTGTGATGGACATCACAGGATGATCGATAGTAATAGTGGATGATAGTGGATGGGTGGTAGTTGGCTTTACTGTACAGCCAACTCTAGAGAAATgacggtaattctaagcaatatatgggtcaacctcgatttttctcatattacaatataatgttccaatagtcaattagaaaaggaaatgactagaatttcttgccggaaagcagttatagggagcaggcaaccgccagacggtcatatattgcttagagttacctattagtgatcaggggcactgacgtgatctgggcttcaaatttggaactactcgagttaattttttttctaaaagagcaagcagcgcgaagcgctgcgcagcgggcaggcatcgtgcgtgatccttttttgtattaaaaatttctgatacattgttattacatattacaatataatgtaggtaatgtatgtaaaacaattttaaacacataattacatgctggaaagcaaagtaaaccaatataatccgcccaatacaaaatctccgtaaaaatctggtaaaggaatctgtgtcattcctttggcctgaatcaattcagtatagacgaagatcacgcacgatgcttgcccgctgcgcagcgcttcgcgctgcttgctcttttggaaaaaaaaaaaaactaactcgagtagttccaaatttgaagcccagatcacgtcagtgcccctgatcactaataggtaattctcgcggttgcctgctccctataactgctttccagcaagaaattctagtcatttccttttctaattgactattggaacattatattgtaatatgagttgcctgctccctataactgctttccggcaagaaattctagtcatttccttttctaattgactattggaacttATATtgtgactattggaacattatattgtaatatgagaaaaatcgaggttgacccatatattgcttagaattaccgaaaTGACTTCTGACAAggtgaattaaatataatgtaaatctGCAATAAAATTTCCTGTTCCAGTTGAGAATGACAAAAGAGCCATCGAGGGCAAACTTCttaatattacaacattaacatttttttcgcAACAGGCCTACGTCTAAACTTTTGTTAGGCCTACACCTAGGCTAGTATTTGGGGgtgcagataataaataatacactggatggggtacaataagcggacctggttttttatattattgatactgacaaatgatattacttaattataactgtCGATATAACAAATCGATACTTTTGAACAATGACTAACGTGCATCGactataaacactttttcgtataatataagtattttattttatagattataacagacagtcgaaagctcgtggaggacttgaaataaaagttaaaaagtgatcagccgacctgcttgcagatcatctctgtgagtatttatGCACAAGAGAAGTACGATTTTCTAGATAGGCCTAATATGCTTTAACCACTTCTCGAAAAGTTAATCATTGTTACACatgagaaaacatataaataattacacatatttcGTATCTCCTGTTATGAATGTTTTTATGTTGTTgtcataacattattatatttgagtttttactatttccagttctaatagTTCGTTTGATCGTTACAgctcatttattaattataacattatcacTATGTGCATtacattagttattttaatttaaaataggattgTGAATATGGGTaaagatatgatttataaacgcatattcgataaatgaatattaagtatcgatgattatactaACTGATATAAAAAACTCGGTCCgtttatcgtactctacccataagcttttcaatattttgttgttCTGTTTGTGTAAGTTACTGTGTGTACATCAGTGTTATCTGTGGACATAGCCTATTTTTTTATCCGTGTTCTGAGAATGCTTAAAAAGTAAGAAACTTTACAATAGTGACACAGTCTGAGGGTTTCTAAGAATTAAATAGATCTaacaaaattgcatgttaaatttaaaattaatagcctaggttagttttcaatatttactgattgttatttaccattaaattatgAATGTAGTCTTATCTAACTAAGAATATTATAGTAGCTAACTCACTGTCCATTCCAGGAAAAGGTAGAGGCAATGCTCCATGTTGTTCTTCTAAGGCTatttcaatgttaaacttcataTTTTCCACACTTGCTACGATAAATTCCATTTTGAATGGATTAACCtaggagttttttttaaaataagatattatttatacaaatatgtttgtaattgatTTCAGTTTTACATTGATTATTAGTAAATTGTAACAAATCTAGACTGCTATATTTATTATAGCCTAGCCTAATATACTAAAAGTTGTgaactaaaaacaattataacataaCCATAAGAATCAACCATTAGTAAACAGCAGGAGCAGACATAAACATTGAATGGAAATGGACTGTACCCGGTCGTCCCGGTGTACCAGTATCCAGTACTCCAGTAGACCACTGGGCCAGTGGATTGAActgaatttatatgtatataaatgcagCTTTGGTTTACACCATGCTATTTCGCTGTTTTTTTTCttgtgattattttttaaaattaattagctcTTTTCACAAGTTATTGTTAATgtggtttataataaaacaatctgtattattatttacgttttaaaatttgggttaaTATTAAATCTACCAACTGCAAAAACTGCTTCATTGATAAATATGAGTATAATTATCGACCAAACACGGTAAGAATAATCCGTTTAATGTTTAACTTTGAAATTGAAATTCTTCATACCTTAAACATTCGAGACTATTTTTCTCTTTTACTCTATTATTCGTGATCAGACCTTCTAGAATTTTGATATATTACTTTACCATATTTCATCGTGATTAATGTTAGTTGCCGTAAACGCAATAAGGAGCTTTAGAGATCGGATCCTGTGGAAGTTTAATACCATACCTAATAGATACTAATTGAGGAGCATTTTTCGTTCCATATCAGCAGATTGAGACAATAGTctttcatattattgttatttaaacatataaagttTAATTCTTCCTGTATTAGTAATCACTATTCTGTctatatttattgacaaaaacagcaaaaaaatacAATTGCTCAGAAAAATGCTCCTCTCAAAATGGTCTATAGACACATCTGTCGAGTGGTAAAAGTTCAATGTTTGCCTAAATTCTTTGTGTTAGTCGAACAAATAATGCATGTACGtttatgttatttgtttgtttataacagAGTAGGAGTTATAATCCAGGAGCTCagagccaatttgcattataTACGTACACTGGGGTTTCTTGAAATCGCTAGAGACGTTTACCCCAAGAAAGAAATCGATAGTCAGCCGCTCTAGCTCGGTAAATGTCCAAACGAAAGGACATCGAAAgggttacaaatataaaacgaCAACTCTTCCTCAGATCATATCTTTCCTATCTTGACACCCTTAAAACCAACTGTCAGACGTGAATAAATGTTAAAGCAGCGTCAGAAAACACATATAGAAAACTGCAACCTTGcgtcttttaatttctttatctgtTTGTCTGGcgttatttatgtgtctgacgggcGGTATTAAGTGTTACAGaacaagaaaaaacatatttgttacaaGTTATCATTATATATTGTTAACTCAATTAGTACCCTCTCATTTCGACCTTTAGCTAAATGTGTGACTAAAAATcgatttctttctttaaaaaaagtaatggtcctctatcgatttcaagaaaaccctggttgtgtgcttatataatgcaaatttgaTCTCGGCTCCATTATATAAGgatgtttatataaaactaaaggtTGTTATACTGTCTTCGTGCAGGGGCCGATTAGGCTAGCCTATCCCGAATAATGCTATGGTTGAAGAAACACGCGATGGTGGTAGGAAtagaatatttaactttttattcctTTCGTCCTGTTACTGGTGGACCACTATAGAAAACTTCTAAGTGCAAAATTTGattaatgatatattattctaatttacaGTCTCATCATTGCGAACGCTCCAAAtgtttctattgtttattttacttttaagaagGTTTCGTCAGATTTGGGTTGTGTTAGGACGTCTTTATGCTCCGTTCGTTAAAAACATTTCCTAACTTAAGAATTCACTAACTCTAGTATCACAGAGAAACAGACCTATGTAATCCTTTATCTATGGTAATAGTGAACAGGTTTACAATGAGGTAAATACTAGCCCAATGCTGAAACGTTACACAATGCTTCATTTGTAATTTATacttcaaaactaaatatttgaaatgaaatatttgtttactttcaatGTGTCTGAcgaataattaaataaacgtattagTTGTGATTAATAGTGATTCAGACGAACATTATGTTAACTCAAGTgcttaaatttcaataaataatgaaatgaataatgAAATGTGGCGTAGGGctataatgttttacaatattacatttggGCAGGCCATATAGTTAAAAGATCTATATGGGCAGAAGTCTAATAGAGAAACTttgagaaagaaaaagaacagtatacttatttttttattaaaatagtactcTTATTATAGTACACATATAAGAAAAcgtaattgattaataaattatatttgttacgtCTACTGTATTACAATACAGACTGTATTGTATAGTATGCAAGCTCACTATGGAAACTGCGGCTACCTGGGATAGCCCCCAGTTTCCAGAATTTACCTCAAATGCGTCAATTCATagatattgtattatttgtttgaagtttgcttttgacgatggaaggattgagaaggGAACAAGATTTTCCACACATTCAGTGATTCACAAAACCCGATAATGATATTTTTGAAtctctgaacgatggcaaatatccagaaaacatcctgtttccttcaaagtGTATTGGTTCTACAAAACCTTATAATTATTCTACTAACTGGCTTACAGTAACTTAATGAAACCTAGTCAAGCATAGGGCAGTCAGTAAACGAAAAAGTGATTCTGTAATCCTCGTATTAATAACatggagtacgccacaccataaTTATGTCGCGGAACAGGCTTCACTGTGGGTGCATGCTCATTTCATTATGCTACATgtcttactatgtcacatgttacaacGTAATGTGATTGTACTCAGacttttcacaaatttatttattctgcaatttcttGTTAACATACTTgctacccataagactaatgtaaatatgtttgctAACGCACAGCCAATCCCACTGGATGGcatgtaccataatcgaactcacTAATTCGGTGTTGCCTATCTAGAAATTAAGTCAGTTCTCGAAACATCGTGGTGAGAGACAGACAGATAGAGACAGAAATGACAATTTTCAGCCCcaagagtgataggctttgcaGACATTCAGCAAAATTACTTATAAGACAATCCATAATTGGTTGTAGGCTTAAATGATGTATGTATATTGATTGAGCTATAACATAAGTTTCAAATGTCATTCCATTTCTACTACATAATACTGGGTTAAGAAAACACCAGAGTTTCCACATGCAAACTCACAACAGTACATCAATATCCCAATGCAGTAAGACTGGTTGAATGTAAATATTCCAGTTAGCTTCATCGCCCCAGTAACACAGATTGTGGTGACACTACAGTGTGTATTATTGCCACTACCGCAGTACAATACAAATGGAGCACAGTGCGCAAGGAATTTATAACGATTCATGGTGGGAGGGGGTAGAATCCGTacaatttttaaccatttgttagTTCGGCAGACTTATATTAAAGAGTCGATACTGCTATCAAATACTTTAGAAGCTCAGGGGGTCGGTCCCCGCCATAAGTCTATTTGAAATGACCGTCTATTTAATAGCGTGGTGGCGAGACATGACGGGGCCCGGCCGAATATCTTTTCTGGGacccgccaaagctgagtacggccctggccctgatgaaaaattgtattgtgtATAGTAAATTGAAGCTAGATAGGCACTTGACCGATAGAACGAGATGGCAATGGAAGTGGTTTGAAGAGTTCCAAGCTTGACACAAAACACCACAGCACGGTTGCCTGAGCGGACTAATGTTTTTACTAAGGTGGCACTACTGTATATGTATGGATACACTATTTTTTtcatctcatttaagcctcagcgtcttagctatgccggcttcgatgtgcactggtttttttttatattattaaagtacatGATTGCACCTCCTCGGGATTTGAAAGATACACTGTTATAGCTGAGGAATtcgaaacattaaaaaaaaatctcatttaagcctcagcgtcagctatgccggcttcaaAGTGCgctggttttttattaaagtacaaaggtACATGGGCAGGTcccccaggatttgaacccgtgatctctcggttagagaggcgagactataaccattaatCTACGGAGGAGAACAACTCGAAACATACATTACCTGATTTATTCCACATCTGATTTGATTATTCCATTAACTGTTTATTCATAGGTGATCAGCTGTTTTGTCAAATATTCATAACTGTGTGTACACAtatagaagaaaattaaaatcttccgTAGAACATAAAAAATCGATGTTTTTTTGCATACAAATTTGAATGCAATAAGCCAACCTATTGTGCTTGGagatttatttatgtactttttagGATGGGAATAAGAAGATGAGTGAATTTAAAATGTGGGTGAAGATATATTTGCCCAATCGTGTAAGCTTTCAGTTATGTTGGTCTGATGATGATTTCTTTAAAGACggaaggcctcacagaaataaaatttaattattactgcagtgtttgtttttaaatcatgtGAGGCCtacttgaaaaaaatgtaaaaaattgtaaataatggaAAGATACGTAATGGAGAGACGGTCTTTGCAAACGTAGTGATGTTTTGGATTGcaataattagaattattttaagttattatatattttttaaatctaaggagtttttaagtaatttgacacaaatattaaaatcctcaaaatgaagtaaaaaataatgaagtaaGCAGAATAATTAAAGCAggaagcaatatttttaatttactattttaccaACCATTGAATAGTTAAaggagttttttttagtttatttgatttttaatgctATTTCCTTATATTCTCTTGAACAGCTGTCGATTATCCATGTATGGGATGTAGAAAAGGTGCAACCACGTATCACAAATAAATGCGTTAGAtcagtggttctcaaccttttcaacgctgcgaccccctttttaggttgagaattttggcgacccccttcttgtaacatcgtaaagtaagccttttgtatgcaaaaagacagcaataatgttttaaaaaacataaaaaaaacactattcaaaactatataaaaacgttagtgagcactaatttcttaataatttaataaacgattcggtaataaatgtaacgaaagtaGTTTTAATCATTTCcaattcttcaatatcaaagcagTCAAAGACTGTGCGCAGTGTATTTACAGAACTGACGCGTGGTGTATTTAAAGCCGCGGAGGCAGCCTGACATGGAGCTGCGCGCGCAGCCATCGCACGGCGCAATTCGTCCTCCGGACAAGCCACTGTGCCAGTGGAGTGTGCCAGTCGACTGCCTGACGTCTTGAGAAATAGTGCGTACTTTGATCTTCAAATTGAACactcaagttttagtattaataatggataagtttttaaaaagagaagcttcatgtagcaaaagtagttccgaagtctcaaaactaaaatgccgaaagtatgataatgcatgtctacagtttggttttactgaacttgaaaaacaaacctcagtgtgttatttgtagtgaagTTTTATCAGTTTGAAAG
This genomic interval carries:
- the LOC124372083 gene encoding LOW QUALITY PROTEIN: cleavage and polyadenylation specificity factor subunit 4-like (The sequence of the model RefSeq protein was modified relative to this genomic sequence to represent the inferred CDS: deleted 2 bases in 2 codons), with translation MEFIVASVENMKFNIEIALEEQHGALPLPFPGMDKSIAGVCEFFPKGTCIKGTACPLRHVKGDRTIVCKHWLRGLCKKGDLCEFLHEYDMTKMPECYFYSRFNACHNKECPFLHIDPESKIKDCPWYDRGFCRHGPNCRHRHVRRVLCMNYLAGFCTDGPDCKYMHPRFELPATDVMQKEGKKVVIVCHFCGESGHKAIYCHKMPQEMKDAEAKQPTKTTQLITKTGEDGKEIVVAVKPTLKPLEEVTCFKCGCKGHYANKCPKGHLAFLALSQNQNAPPPYKR